A window of Rhinatrema bivittatum chromosome 2, aRhiBiv1.1, whole genome shotgun sequence contains these coding sequences:
- the RASD2 gene encoding GTP-binding protein Rhes isoform X2 — protein MMKTLSTGNCTISVPAKNSYRMVVLGASRVGKSSIVSRFLNGRFEDQYTPTIEDFHRKVYNIRGDMYQLDILDTSGNHPFPAMRRLSILTGDVFILVFSLDNRDSFDEVKRLRKQILEVKSCVKNKTKELAEFPMVICGNKNDYGEHYWKVSSDEAEHLVSGDENCAYFEISAKKNANVDEMFQVLFSMAKLPHEMSPALHRKISVQYGDAFHQKSFRMRRMKEMDAFGMISPFARRPSVNSDLKYIKAKVLGEGPSRDREKCTIQ, from the exons ATGATGAAGACTCTGTCCACTGGGAACTGCACAATCAGTGTCCCGGCTAAGAACTCCTACCGCATGGTGGTGCTGGGAGCATCTAGGGTGGGCAAAAGCTCAATTGTGTCACGGTTCCTCAATGGCCGCTTTGAGGACCAGTACACGCCTACCATCGAGGACTTCCACCGCAAGGTCTACAACATTCGAGGTGATATGTATCAGCTAGATATCCTGGACACGTCGGGAAACCACCCctttcctgccatgaggaggCTTTCCATACTGACAG GGGATGTTTTCATCTTGGTGTTCAGTCTGGACAACAGGGATTCTTTTGATGAGGTGAAGAGGCTGAGGAAGCAGATCCTGGAAGTTAAGTCCTGtgtgaaaaacaaaaccaaagagCTGGCAGAGTTTCCCATGGTGATATGTGGCAACAAGAATGATTATGGTGAACACTACTGGAAAGTGAGTTCAGATGAAGCTGAGCACCTTGTCTCTGGTGATGAGAACTGTGCTTACTTTGAGATTTCTGCCAAGAAGAATGCTAATGTGGATGAGATGTTTCAGGTGCTCTTCAGCATGGCCAAGTTACCTCATGAAATGAGCCCCGCTCTCCACCGGAAGATCTCTGTGCAGTACGGGGATGCGTTCCACCAAAAGTCCTTTAGGATGCGTCGGATGAAAGAGATGGATGCCTTTGGCATGATTTCACCCTTTGCCCGACGGCCAAGTGTCAACAGTGATCTGAAATACATCAAGGCTAAAGTCCTTGGTGAAGGACCATCACGAGACAGGGAAAAATGCACCATCCAGTGA
- the RASD2 gene encoding GTP-binding protein Rhes isoform X1 produces the protein MQMQRKHIAMMKTLSTGNCTISVPAKNSYRMVVLGASRVGKSSIVSRFLNGRFEDQYTPTIEDFHRKVYNIRGDMYQLDILDTSGNHPFPAMRRLSILTGDVFILVFSLDNRDSFDEVKRLRKQILEVKSCVKNKTKELAEFPMVICGNKNDYGEHYWKVSSDEAEHLVSGDENCAYFEISAKKNANVDEMFQVLFSMAKLPHEMSPALHRKISVQYGDAFHQKSFRMRRMKEMDAFGMISPFARRPSVNSDLKYIKAKVLGEGPSRDREKCTIQ, from the exons ATGCAAATGCAGAGAAAG CACATCGCAATGATGAAGACTCTGTCCACTGGGAACTGCACAATCAGTGTCCCGGCTAAGAACTCCTACCGCATGGTGGTGCTGGGAGCATCTAGGGTGGGCAAAAGCTCAATTGTGTCACGGTTCCTCAATGGCCGCTTTGAGGACCAGTACACGCCTACCATCGAGGACTTCCACCGCAAGGTCTACAACATTCGAGGTGATATGTATCAGCTAGATATCCTGGACACGTCGGGAAACCACCCctttcctgccatgaggaggCTTTCCATACTGACAG GGGATGTTTTCATCTTGGTGTTCAGTCTGGACAACAGGGATTCTTTTGATGAGGTGAAGAGGCTGAGGAAGCAGATCCTGGAAGTTAAGTCCTGtgtgaaaaacaaaaccaaagagCTGGCAGAGTTTCCCATGGTGATATGTGGCAACAAGAATGATTATGGTGAACACTACTGGAAAGTGAGTTCAGATGAAGCTGAGCACCTTGTCTCTGGTGATGAGAACTGTGCTTACTTTGAGATTTCTGCCAAGAAGAATGCTAATGTGGATGAGATGTTTCAGGTGCTCTTCAGCATGGCCAAGTTACCTCATGAAATGAGCCCCGCTCTCCACCGGAAGATCTCTGTGCAGTACGGGGATGCGTTCCACCAAAAGTCCTTTAGGATGCGTCGGATGAAAGAGATGGATGCCTTTGGCATGATTTCACCCTTTGCCCGACGGCCAAGTGTCAACAGTGATCTGAAATACATCAAGGCTAAAGTCCTTGGTGAAGGACCATCACGAGACAGGGAAAAATGCACCATCCAGTGA